Proteins encoded by one window of Methanothermobacter sp. K4:
- a CDS encoding NUDIX hydrolase, with amino-acid sequence MRAPLLTVDVIIRLSEDTLVLVRRGKPPYEGSWAIPGGFVEYGETVEEAARREALEETGLDVELRGLLGVYSDPSRDPRGHTVSICFTAVASGRPVAGSDAAEVRVFHIEDIPRDNLAFDHSRILDDFIKSIRNQKTVN; translated from the coding sequence ATGAGGGCACCACTACTCACGGTGGATGTGATAATAAGGTTATCAGAGGACACCCTGGTACTTGTGAGGAGGGGAAAACCCCCATATGAGGGCTCATGGGCCATTCCAGGGGGATTCGTTGAGTACGGGGAAACAGTGGAGGAAGCTGCAAGGAGGGAGGCCCTCGAGGAGACAGGACTGGATGTGGAACTTAGGGGACTTCTTGGCGTATACTCGGACCCCTCAAGGGATCCCAGGGGGCACACAGTGAGTATCTGCTTCACCGCAGTTGCTTCAGGAAGGCCCGTTGCAGGATCCGATGCTGCCGAAGTCAGGGTGTTCCATATTGAGGATATACCCCGTGATAACCTTGCATTTGACCATTCACGGATACTTGATGACTTTATAAAATCTATTCGAAACCAGAAGACGGTAAATTAA
- a CDS encoding DUF99 family protein, producing MENRNFRQIKSEIRILGIDDAPFTPRSDEDVLIVGTVFRGGYWLDGVLTTKIRVDGDDATEKIVEMVNGSRHLNQLRVIMLDGLTFGGFNVADINEISSRTGLPVIVVVRKYPDLERIRRALKHRFPDWKKRWQMIEDAGEIHRVESTETVYIQTAGIDPEDAAEIVRLSTTRSSIPEPLRAAHLIASGVKLGESRGSA from the coding sequence ATGGAGAACCGTAATTTCAGGCAGATAAAATCTGAGATAAGGATTCTCGGGATAGATGATGCTCCCTTCACACCCAGAAGTGACGAGGATGTGCTCATCGTGGGCACAGTCTTCAGGGGAGGGTACTGGCTTGACGGGGTCCTCACAACAAAAATAAGGGTGGATGGGGATGATGCCACAGAGAAGATAGTTGAAATGGTGAATGGCTCCAGGCACCTCAACCAGCTGAGGGTTATAATGCTGGACGGCCTCACCTTCGGCGGCTTCAATGTGGCGGATATAAATGAGATATCCTCAAGAACGGGACTACCTGTCATAGTGGTTGTACGCAAATATCCTGACCTTGAGAGGATAAGGAGAGCTCTGAAGCACAGATTCCCTGACTGGAAGAAGAGGTGGCAGATGATAGAGGACGCCGGGGAGATCCACCGGGTAGAATCCACCGAGACGGTTTACATACAGACTGCCGGTATAGATCCGGAGGATGCAGCTGAGATCGTGAGGCTTTCAACGACCAGAAGTTCCATTCCCGAGCCCCTCCGGGCGGCACATCTCATTGCATCAGGGGTTAAACTTGGTGAGTCAAGGGGCAGCGCATGA
- a CDS encoding transcription factor S codes for MEFCPRCGAVMFPVKGKFSCQCGYEKDITDKLKDKYNFSEEVESKDNVIFTGDDVSTLPTTRVECPKCGNMEAFWWLQQTRRADESETRFFRCTRCKYTWREYD; via the coding sequence ATGGAGTTCTGTCCCAGGTGCGGAGCTGTAATGTTTCCAGTGAAGGGGAAATTCAGCTGTCAGTGTGGCTATGAAAAGGATATCACAGATAAACTCAAGGATAAATACAATTTTTCAGAGGAAGTTGAATCAAAGGACAACGTCATATTCACAGGAGATGATGTGAGCACACTACCAACAACAAGGGTGGAATGCCCGAAATGTGGTAATATGGAGGCCTTCTGGTGGCTGCAGCAGACAAGGAGGGCTGATGAATCTGAGACAAGGTTCTTCAGGTGCACCCGCTGCAAGTACACCTGGAGGGAATACGATTGA